Within the Saccharopolyspora gloriosae genome, the region TCGAGCACCTCGGAACCCGCGGTCTCGGCGAGCCGAGCGAGCTCCGCCAGCGACGCCTCGGCGTGCGCGGCGTCGCCCTCGGTCCAGACGCCGACCAGCACCACGCGTTCCAGGCGCAGGCGCCGGTACTCGACCTCGGTGATGTCGGCGAGCTCGGTGGACAATCCGGCGACGCGGCGCAGTGAAGCGCGCTCTTCGCGTGCCATCTCCCCCGCGGACGGGTCCGCGAGGTCGTCATCGGGCAGGAAGTCGAATTCGCCGTCGTCGAACGAGGTGTCCTCGTCCAGGTGATCGTGGATGCCTTCGTCGGCCTCGGCTGCCGGGCGGGCACTCCCGGCCGGGGTGCCTGCCTCATGTGACCACAATGCGGATTTCTTCATATCGGCACCATTGTCCCACGGCACGCGAGTGGTTTTCACCCTTCGGACGGTGCGACCGCCGGCTGCGGCGACTCAGCAGTCCTCACAGACCGGCTCTTGATCTTGCCGCTGAGCGCACGGCTACGCGGACCAGTCGAAGAGGGACTCTTCAGCCGCCCTCGACCTGCCGCCACCAGCCTGCGTCGAGCCTGCCACCGCCGACGAGCACAGCAGGGCCGGTGAGCAGGGTCGTCGTCTCGGTCACGTCGACCTGGACGGTGCCGCCGGGGATGTCGACGATCCGACGTCCCGTGTCCGCGCCGTCGGCGCGCAGTGCCGCGACGGCGGCCGCGACGGTGCCGGTGCCGCAGGAGCGGGTTTCGCCGACGCCACGTTCATGCACGCGCATCCGCACCCGCTGCGGCCCCGTGGGGTGCACGAATTCCACGTTGACGCCGTTCGGGAACAGTGCGCCGTCGTGCGCGGGCGCCTCGGCGAGGTCGAGGGCGTCGAGGTCCGCGTCGGTGACACACGCCAGGTGCGGGTTGCCCAGGTCCACCGCCACTCCCGCGAACTCCCGGCCGCCGAGCGTCGCCGCGGAGTCTCCGAAGACCCGTGCCGCCCCCATGTCAACGGTGCTGCCGCCGTCCGGGTGGGCGTGGACCTCACGGAGTCCGGCGCGGGTGCCGACGGGGAACTCGGATTCCGAGACCAGTCCCGATTCGACGAGGTAACGGGCGA harbors:
- the dapF gene encoding diaminopimelate epimerase; the encoded protein is MRFSEGPEFTKGHGTQNDFIVLPDPDGELKLTDSHVRALCDRRRGLGADGVLRVVPAAAVPDAPGDIAPDVWFMDYRNADGSVAEMCGNGVRVFARYLVESGLVSESEFPVGTRAGLREVHAHPDGGSTVDMGAARVFGDSAATLGGREFAGVAVDLGNPHLACVTDADLDALDLAEAPAHDGALFPNGVNVEFVHPTGPQRVRMRVHERGVGETRSCGTGTVAAAVAALRADGADTGRRIVDIPGGTVQVDVTETTTLLTGPAVLVGGGRLDAGWWRQVEGG